A window from Neobacillus sp. PS3-40 encodes these proteins:
- the lpdA gene encoding dihydrolipoyl dehydrogenase, which yields MASIAIIGGGPSGYVAAITAAQQGYDVTIIDQGPLGGTCLNEGCMPTKSLLESAGMFSQLNHASEFGIRLPSGRIEIDWNIVQHRKNRIVSTLVQGIHYLMRKNKVKVVKGEATFITSHVIRVKNDGKEEEITADKVIIATGSEPVQLPFAPFDGNWVIHSGQAMSLQSIPTSLLIIGGGVIGCEFASIFSRLGTKVTIVEMTDQLLPGEDEDVAAILHKQFENDGVTIYPSTALKDLDSVQKKVIFENDKGLHEEQADLVLISIGRKPRVNNLGLENAGVDFSRQGIRVNNQMQTNIPTIYACGDVVGGIQLAHVAFHEGTVAALNACGIDTQVNYRAVPRCIYTSPEIAGVGLTEKQAREQFTDIRIGEFPFSANGKALIANERNGKVKVIIEPEFGEILGVSIVGHHATELIGQGTVMLHAELTMDVMDHFIAAHPSLSEAVHEALLSAIGHAVHV from the coding sequence TTGGCATCGATCGCAATTATTGGCGGTGGTCCTTCTGGATATGTGGCTGCAATTACTGCAGCCCAGCAGGGATATGACGTGACAATTATTGACCAAGGTCCACTTGGTGGTACGTGCTTAAATGAAGGGTGTATGCCAACTAAATCACTCTTAGAGAGTGCAGGAATGTTCAGCCAGCTTAACCATGCCAGTGAGTTTGGTATTCGTTTACCATCTGGTCGAATAGAAATTGATTGGAACATCGTCCAGCATCGTAAAAATAGGATTGTTTCGACCCTAGTTCAAGGGATTCACTATTTAATGAGGAAAAATAAAGTTAAAGTAGTAAAAGGAGAGGCAACTTTCATAACGAGTCATGTTATAAGGGTTAAGAATGATGGAAAAGAAGAAGAGATAACAGCAGACAAAGTAATCATTGCAACAGGCTCAGAACCTGTCCAATTGCCATTTGCTCCGTTTGATGGCAATTGGGTCATTCATAGTGGTCAAGCGATGTCGCTTCAATCGATCCCGACCTCTTTACTAATTATCGGTGGAGGTGTGATAGGGTGCGAGTTTGCTAGTATTTTTAGCAGACTAGGAACTAAAGTAACCATCGTCGAGATGACGGATCAGCTGCTACCAGGTGAAGATGAAGATGTAGCAGCAATCTTACATAAGCAGTTTGAAAACGATGGTGTAACGATTTATCCTTCCACCGCGTTAAAAGATTTGGATTCAGTTCAAAAGAAAGTGATTTTTGAAAATGATAAAGGCTTGCATGAGGAACAAGCAGATTTAGTCCTCATTTCGATTGGTCGTAAGCCAAGAGTGAACAACTTGGGTCTTGAGAATGCAGGGGTTGATTTTTCTAGACAAGGAATTCGAGTTAATAATCAAATGCAAACGAACATTCCTACTATATATGCATGTGGAGATGTAGTCGGTGGTATTCAGCTTGCCCATGTAGCCTTCCATGAAGGAACAGTGGCAGCTTTAAATGCTTGCGGGATCGATACTCAGGTAAATTATCGTGCTGTTCCACGCTGTATTTATACGTCGCCTGAAATCGCCGGCGTAGGTTTGACGGAAAAGCAAGCAAGAGAGCAATTTACTGATATCAGGATAGGTGAATTTCCATTTTCCGCAAATGGGAAGGCGCTGATTGCTAATGAACGGAACGGAAAAGTAAAGGTGATAATTGAACCGGAATTTGGGGAAATCCTGGGCGTTTCCATTGTCGGGCACCATGCTACAGAATTGATTGGCCAAGGAACTGTCATGCTTCATGCTGAGTTAACAATGGACGTAATGGATCATTTTATTGCTGCACATCCGAGCCTGTCAGAAGCAGTCCATGAAGCATTGTTAAGTGCAATTGGTCATGCTGTCCATGTTTAA